A region of Colletotrichum higginsianum IMI 349063 chromosome 10, whole genome shotgun sequence DNA encodes the following proteins:
- a CDS encoding ADP,ATP carrier protein, which produces MGNDNAVSPSSGLPLTTYAVGGVSAAVSKTAAAPIERIKLLLQNQDEMIKAGRLSRKYDGILDCFTRTVKAEGVLALWRSNGVNVIRYFPTQALNFAFRDTFKSMFAFKKDRDGYLKWMAGNLASGGLAGATSLLFVYSLDYARTRLANDAKAAKGTGERQFTGLVDVYKKTLATDGITGLYRGFGPSVLGIVAYRGLYFGMYDSLKPVLLVGSLDNSFVASFLLGWGVTVGAGIASYPVDTVRRRMMMTSGEAVKYKSSLDAARQIAATEGYRSFFKGAGANVLRGVAGAGVLSIYDQVQLLLFGKKFKGGSG; this is translated from the exons ATGGGTAACGACAATGCTGTTTCGCCCTCCTCGGGCCTGCCA CTGACAACATATGCAGTGGGCGGCGTATCCGCCGCGGTGTCCAAAACCGCGGCAGCTCCCATTGAACGAATCAAGCTACTTCTGCAGAACCAG GACGAGATGATCAAAGCCGGCCGCCTCAGCCGCAAGTACGACGGCATTCTCGACTGCTTCACCCGCACCGTTAAAGCCGAAGGCGTCCTGGCGCTCTGGAGGAGCAACGGCGTCAATGTCATCCGCTACTTCCCGACCCAGGCGCTCAACTTTGCGTTCCGCGACACGTTCAAGAGCATGTTCGCCTTCAAGAAGGACCGGGACGGATACCTCAAGTGGATGGCAGGCAACCTGGCATCTGGCGGG CTCGCCGGCGCGACGTCCCTGCTTTTCGTCTACTCGCTCGACTACGCCCGGACGCGCCTGGCCAACGACGCCAAAGCCGCCAAGGGCACCGGAGAACGCCAATTtaccggcctcgtcgacgtctaCAAGAAGACGCTCGCCACGGACGGCATCACCGGCCTCTATCGCGGCTTCGGCCCGTCggtcctcggcatcgtggCCTACCGCGGCCTGTACTTCGGCATGTACGACTCCCTCAAGCCGGTGTTGCTCGTGGGGTCCCTGGACAATAGTTTTGTGGCgtccttcctcctcggctgGGGTGTCACCGTCGGTGCCGGCATCGCATCGTACCCCGTCGATACTGTTCGTCGCCGGATGATGATGACTTCCGGAGAG GCTGTCAAGTACAAGTCTTCGCTCGATGCTGCCCGCCAGATTGCCGCGACGGAGGGTTACCGTTCCTTCTTCAAGGGTGCCGGTGCCAATGTTCTCCGTGGCGTTGCCGGCGCAGGCGTGCTGTCCATCTACGATCAAGTTCAGCTGCTACTATTTGGAAAGAAGTTCAAGGGTGGATCTGGATGA
- a CDS encoding Heterokaryon incompatibility protein: protein MMASAPLMQVAGFSYAPIDESRNEIRVLSLQTIERPPLANLRDEPPEWHGLVHCTIEHVSLDAHLPDYRQWESKAQPLSRRNSDERWRLFSNERYLSLSPARVSSPFERPRTHPRYHRFAWGDYGALSYTWGDQTVRVPIIMNGQVVLVGQSLEAALRALSSDPDYIDGLKIWADAICINQKDMNERSRQVKRMRMVYGKALIVSIWLGSVPDAAIPDMAQLHDMVLKSTDKDAASEVLEAALTDPDKKQAIKRAVDVVVKKSYWSRVWVIQEKCLGPFNPSILFGTFRMGLIPLHNFLQAASNINGAVRAREKAWRVLKLVELVTANQERVRRGYAQTDSERRKDQDELGLLLTIGRMAGSLDLRDRLYGLMGMIPEYVAQHIEPDYAKEVEDVFCDFAKALITGFKSFDVVLTGTKESTLKLPTWVPDLTSPWDPYLWGSDCDASWGQKAEFRLETGERTLVTNGYLVDVVDGTAPFLGWEHGELKIWQSAVQPTCTIMPDNPKEAILRSLHRAAIYDCSTGSTVLDIPWLENLKPDDPDVMALEKRGWGKVLKHANLNDLTQFRKQVNAHFRPWGRDLKSFFPSVEEAGACRDPRAFLESLDRHVGIVYPVFTTAGGLFGTAILQALRKGDSIFVIPGCSAPIIMRKQESQWQVVTQCFVDGLMRGETKNRVENGTCKLDELRIV, encoded by the coding sequence ATGATGGCATCTGCACCGCTCATGCAAGTCGCCGGCTTCTCCTACGCTCCCATTGACGAGAGCCGTAACGAGATTCGGGTGCTCAGCTTGCAGACAATCGAACGACCACCGCTTGCAAACCTCCGCGACGAGCCACCAGAATGGCATGGGCTTGTTCACTGCACCATTGAACATGTGTCACTCGATGCGCACCTTCCAGACTACCGGCAATGGGAGTCCAAGGCGCAGCCGCTGTCCCGGCGCAACAGCGACGAGCGTTGGCGGCTCTTCTCCAACGAACGATACCTCTCGTTGAGCCCGGCGAGAGTGAGCTCGCCTTTTGAGCGGCCACGTACGCACCCTCGGTATCACCGCTTCGCGTGGGGCGACTACGGCGCGCTGAGCTACACTTGGGGAGACCAGACGGTCAGGGTGCCGATCATCATGAACGGCCAAGTTGTGCTCGTCGGCCAGAGCCTGGAAGCGGCGCTTCGAGCCTTGTCTTCCGACCCGGACTATATCGATGGTCTCAAAATCTGGGCCGATGCGATCTGCATCAATCAAAAGGACATGAACGAGCGGAGCCGTCAAGTCAAGCGGATGCGCATGGTGTACGGCAAGGCGCTCATAGTTTCCATATGGCTGGGCTCGGTTCCGGACGCAGCCATACCCGACATGGCCCAGCTTCATGATATGGTTCTCAAGTCAACAGACAAAGACGCAGCGTCCGAAGTGCTGGAAGCGGCGTTGACCGATCCGGATAAGAAGCAGGCCATCAAGCGCGCCGTCGATGTGGTCGTCAAGAAATCGTACTGGTCCCGGGTCTGGGTGATTCAGGAGAAGTGCCTGGGGCCGTTCAACCCTTCCATCCTGTTCGGGACGTTCCGCATGGGACTGATACCGCTTCACAATTTTCTGCAGGCAGCATCGAACATCAATGGCGCCGTCAGAGCTCGCGAGAAGGCCTGGCGTGTTTTGAAGCTGGTCGAGTTGGTCACCGCCAATCAAGAGCGTGTTCGCCGCGGCTACGCACAAACGGATTCGGAGCGTAGAAAGGACCAAGACGAGCTTGGGTTACTCTTAACGATTGGCAGGATGGCCGGCTCCCTTGATCTGAGAGACCGCCTCTATGGGTTGATGGGTATGATACCCGAATATGTCGCACAACACATCGAACCCGACTACGCGAAAGAGGTTGAGGACGTGTTCTGCGACTTTGCCAAGGCTCTCATAACTGGTTTCAAATCGTTCGATGTTGTCCTCACTGGCACAAAGGAATCGACGCTCAAGCTTCCGACATGGGTGCCGGACCTGACTTCACCTTGGGATCCTTATCTCTGGGGTTCAGATTGTGACGCTAGTTGGGGTCAGAAGGCCGAGTTCAGACTAGAGACGGGTGAAAGAACTCTGGTCACCAACGGCTACCTTGTCGACGTTGTTGATGGAACAGCGCCCTTCCTGGGGTGGGAACACGGAGAGCTTAAGATTTGGCAATCCGCCGTTCAGCCGACTTGCACGATAATGCCAGACAATCCGAAGGAAGCGATCCTACGGAGTCTACACCGAGCTGCCATCTACGACTGCTCTACGGGGAGCACTGTTCTCGACATACCCTGGCTCGAAAACCTCAAGCCCGACGATCCGGATGTTATGGCTCTAGAAAAGCGCGGTTGGGGCAAAGTCCTCAAACACGCCAACCTCAACGACCTCACCCAGTTCCGGAAGCAGGTCAACGCGCACTTCCGACCCTGGGGCCGGGACCTGAAGTCGTTTTTTCCCAGCGTCGAAGAGGCTGGCGCATGCAGAGACCCGAGAGCGTTTTTGGAGTCTCTCGACAGGcacgtcggcatcgtctaCCCCGTGTTCACGACCGCTGGGGGGCTTTTCGGAACAGCGATACTCCAAGCGCTGCGGAAGGGGGATTCCATTTTCGTGATACCCGGGTGTTCGGCGCCGATCATCATGCGGAAGCAGGAGAGCCAGTGGCAAGTCGTCACACAATGCTTTGTTGATGGCCTTATGCGTGGAGAAACGAAGAATAGAGTGGAGAACGGGACTTGCAAGCTTGATGAGCTTCGGATTGTGTAA
- a CDS encoding She9/Mdm33 family protein: MLPIARPASRLVHARIGLRTTANLPRWQSLFAPALRHNLPSPSAARRQPYSSGPPPFPPPPPPPSSSASKDEVRQASPTSEPSSSSSYPSSDATTSSSAEAPESSSTSTASSSTQPTNDDTATTTSSDPNSSKPKPDDPLPEIATKIYTALPPALSERLSHLMDTVQTRLLTASTTLNTLTGYSPIEAIKEQNTLLETRLAEAQALVRTARATYKTTNAKRATTQREVTTLLARKEMWSPTDLERFTQLYRQDHSLEQEVSAAAEALTDAEHAEQALGQQLNAGILKRYHEEQIWSDRIRRASTWGTWGLMGVNVLLFIVLQFVAEPWKRRRLVLGVVEEEKAVLEGVTAELAGLKAALAQREATDAAADAATAAAAAAAAAATTPATPVVMEEETLVAEPTEAAEAEAAAAVATAEATATGAAAAGEEALSAKLEEPAVQHEMEREVASALEALKQEVPTPKSWREFLTDPALPALLKAKLVDLYSERHIDLRMRDASILALEGAAAGATLAGGIALLLLRRT; this comes from the coding sequence atGCTTCCCATcgccaggccggcgtcgcgcCTAGTCCACGCCCGCATCGGCCTGCGCACCACCGCCAACCTCCCGAGATGGCAGTCTCTCTTCGCCCCCGCCCTGCGTCATAACctcccgtcgccgtccgccgcccgTCGACAGCCCTACTCCTCCGGGCCCcctccttttccccctccgccgcccccgccgagctcctccgcctcgaagGACGAAGTCAGACAAGCCTCTCCGACAAGCGagccatcctcctcctcctcctacccGAGCTCAGATGCCACAACTTCGAGCTCCGCCGAGGCTCCCGaatcgagctcgacgtcgaccgcgtcctcctcgactcAACCCACAAACGACGACACCGCTACCACCACTTCTTCGGACCCCAACTCCTCCAAACCCAAACCCGACGACCCCCTCCCCGAAATAGCCACCAAGATCTACACCGCCCTCCCGCCCGCACTCTCCGAGAGGCTCTCCCACCTCATGGACACCGTCCAGACCCGCCTcctgacggcctcgacgaccctCAACACCCTCACCGGCTACTCGCCcatcgaggccatcaaggaaCAGAACACCCTCCTCGAGacccgcctcgccgaggcccaggccctcgtccGCACCGCCCGCGCCACCTACAAGACCACCAACGCGAAGCGCGCCACCACCCAGCGCGAGGTCAccaccctcctcgcccgcaAGGAGATGTGGTCCCCGACCGACCTCGAGCGCTTCACCCAGCTCTACCGCCAGGACCACTCCCTCGAGCAGGAggtctccgccgccgccgaggccctcaccgacgccgagcacgccgagCAGGCCCTGGGCCAGCAGCTCAACGCCGGCATCCTGAAGCGCTACCACGAGGAGCAGATCTGGTCCGATCGCATCCGTCGCGCCTCCACCTGGGGCACCTGGGGCCTCATGGGCGTCAACGTCCTGCTCTTCATCGTCCTGCAGTTCGTCGCCGAGCCCTGGAAGCGGAGGaggctcgtcctcggcgtcgtcgaggaggagaaggccgtcctcgagggcgtcaccgccgagctggccggTTTGAAGGCCGCCTTGGCGCAGAGGGAGGCCACGGATGCCGCCGCTGATGCtgccactgccgccgccgccgccgccgccgccgcggcgacgacgcccgcgaCACCCGTGGTGATGGAGGAAGAGACGCTTGTCGCGGAGCCTACGGAAGCGGCTGAGGCTGAGGCTGCGGCTGCGGTTGCGACAGCGGAAGCAACAGCGACCGGAGCGGCCGCAGCAGGAGAGGAAGCGCTGAGcgccaagctcgaggagcCGGCCGTCCAGCACGAGATGGAGCGAGAGGTCGCCAGTGCCCTCGAAGCACTGAAGCAAGAGGTCCCGACGCCCAAGTCGTGGCGTGAGTTCCTCACCGACCCGGCGCTTCCGGCGTTGCTCAAGGCGAAGTTGGTCGATCTGTACAGTGAGCGTCACATCGACCTGCGCATGCGAGACGCCTCAATCCTCGCTCTCGAGGGCGCTGCTGCCGGAGCTACCTTGGCGGGAGGCATCGCCCTGCTGCTCTTGCGAAGAACATAA
- a CDS encoding Esterase/lipase/thioesterase — translation MSSSPIQSDFILPADLFAPAAIPPSSSNFDDAIKAAMASIPKWHEVGVSKYRQMWGNGEFPVKPVRLDCATDIHIPSRQPGRDITCRLLRPQTTENTVNGVFMHIHGGGWSMGNAGDQDHWLQGIADTAGLIIVSVGYRLAPEHPGPAGDEDCFDVAEWLVLHARDRFHADLAFIGGESAGGHLSLQTALHLLSHEKEEIRSFQLSGGLVLLFGCYDLGSTPSQIHHRSAMKDGNDYAKELELANLYRPDVSGDAWKDPRISPLYADLEAYRNADGRSTRLPPALFIVGTKDFLLDDTIFMSAKWQMAGGLAVVKVFPGARHGFIAFPPDQVPSAASGMKSLFAFIQSRVAWRKQVSANK, via the coding sequence ATGTCATCGTCTCCTATCCAATCAGACTTTATCTTGCCAGCCGATCTCTTTGCCCCGGCGGCTATTCCTCCTTCCAGCTCCAACTTTGACGATGCCATCAAAGCTGCCATGGCAAGCATCCCCAAGTGGCACGAGGTCGGCGTGAGCAAATACAGACAGATGTGGGGGAACGGCGAGTTCCCCGTCAAGCCCGTCCGTCTCGACTGCGCCACCGATATCCATATCCCCTCACGTCAGCCGGGACGGGACATCACCTGCCGGTTACTCAGGCCGCAGACTACCGAGAACACGGTGAACGGCGTCTTCATGCACATCCACGGCGGAGGCTGGTCGATGGGCAACGCCGGAGATCAGGACCATTGGCTCCAGGGCATCGCCGACACCGCCGGGCTGATAATCGTCAGCGTGGGGTACCGACTCGCACCCGAGCACCCGGGTCCCGCTGGGGACGAGGATTGCTTCGACGTTGCCGAGTGGCTTGTCCTCCACGCGCGGGACCGATTCCACGCGGACCTGgccttcatcggcggcgagagtGCCGGGGGACATCTCAGCCTGCAGACCGCGCTGCACCTCCTCTCGCACGAAAAAGAAGAGATCAGGAGCTTCCAGCTTTCGGGGGGTCTGGTCTTGTTGTTCGGGTGCTACGACCTCGGCTCGACGCCTTCGCAGATCCACCACCGCTCGGCCATGAAGGATGGAAACGATTATGCGAAGGAGCTTGAGCTTGCCAACCTGTATCGACCCGACGTGTCCGGTGACGCCTGGAAGGACCCCCGGATATCACCCTTATACGCCGACCTCGAAGCCTACAGAAACGCGGACGGGCGGAGCACACGCCTACCGCCAGCACTCTTTATTGTCGGTACAAAGGATTTCCTCCTCGATGACACAATTTTCATGTCGGCAAAGTGGCAGATGGCGGGTGGGCTGGCCGTGGTCAAGGTCTTCCCCGGCGCCAGACACGGCTTCATTGCATTTCCGCCGGATCAAGTTCCCAGTGCGGCGTCGGGAATGAAAAGCCTTTTCGCATTCATCCAATCTAGGGTAGCATGGAGGAAACAAGTGTCGGCTAACAAGTAA
- a CDS encoding OPT oligopeptide transporter → MSDLRDEKTALSDPKASSAPKVAVDPVFETSEKLFLGGLDSDSPDGTKRNSVDDSETEYDFKSAEFANIPELVRTVVGFEDDPSLPVITFRSLLLSTIFCIIGSTVSQLSYFRTTTAPFPVFFVILASAPLGRFLARVLPDYTVPLGRFSFSLNPGPFSIKEHAIIGIAANAGSQGQWATFLPTNAALYYGITMNPAVALFFGWGASLLGFSFAAMVRKILIDDPEFIFPLSLQQVTLYRSMQGKTELHKSVSKKQMKVFWWILLATFIWQFLPEYLFPFVAALAPLCWFASKNHTVNFLGAGRGGIGLLNITLNWSNITSTVITYPYSVQVTVFVGFVITTWILIPVAYFGNLWGSPTYNIMSNGVFQKNGSAYPFESLIYTDSSGVQHVNETAYHEVGLAYSGAQYTWEIFMWYASYISSFVWCGLFLGPKVAKIWKARKAEGEYHQDRLREWGILTAVPIGILLVIVATKSVWMPTWTYFVALGFGGAAMLPMSLVYAMSGYSIKVGFFNELIYGYMIDAPGSSRHPLGQLAYRIISGNVWYDARTVLEDQKIGHYLHLPPRQVIGIQIIANMIALPINYGVMRWVIASKFDYVSGRVPDPQGQWTGQEFKSYNTAGIQYALVGPKKLFASSFFKPVLYGFPAGAIAPIIIWLLHKKFPKARFDLWNSTIFFASAATFHGNLSTGPFTTFLVGTFFNFYLYRYRRAFWNKWAYISGAALDTGFNANLLFIFIFLGTTGAVMVKWWGNNADNIERCFALKK, encoded by the exons ATGTCCGATCTACGTGACGAAAAGACGGCGTTGAGCGACCCAaaggcctcgtcggcgcccaaAGTGGCTGTTGACCCGGTCTTTGAAACATCAGAGAAGCTTTTTCTGGGCGGCCTTGACTCAGACAGCCCAGACGGGACCAAGAGGAACTCGGTCGACGACTCGGAGACAGAATACGACTTCAAATCCGCAgagttcgccaacatcccGGAACTTGTTCGGACTGTCGTCGGATTCGAGGACGACCCCTCGTTGCCCGTGATAACCTTTCGATCGCTTCTCTTGTCGACAATCTTTTGCATCATCGGGAGCACTGTCTCTCAACTGTCCTA CTTCCGAACAACCACGGCCCCGTTCCCCGTCTTTTTCGTCATCTTGGCTTCGGCGCCTCTCGGCCGCTTCCTCGCAAGGGTTCTGCCAGACTACACGGTGCCTCTGGGCAGGTTTTCGTTCTCGCTTAACCCGGGGCCGTTTTCAATCAAGGAGCATGCCATTATCGGCATCGCTGCCAATGCTGGCAGCCAAGGCCAATGGGCAA CTTTCCTGCCGACCAACGCGGCGCTCTACTACGGCATCACTATGAACCCAGCAGTTGCGCTCTTCTTTGGATGG GGCGCTTCGCTGCTCGGCTTCTCGTTTGCAGCAATGG TCCGCAAGATTCTGATTGATGATCCCGAATTCAtcttccccctttccctgCAACAAGTTACTCTGTACAGAAGTATGCAAGGAAAGACCGAGCTCCATAAGAGCGTGTCCAAGAAACAGATGAAG GTGTTTTGGTGGATTCTGCTGGCTACATTCATTTGGCAATTCTTGCCGGAATACCTCTTCCCTTTCGTTGCCGCACTTGCGCCTCTCTGCTGGTTTGCGAGTAAAAACCACACCGTCAACTTCTTAGGCGCCGGTAGGGGAGGCATTGGGCTTCTCAACATCACGCTCAACTGGTCAAACATCACATCTACCGTCATCACCTACCCTTACAGTGTTCAGGTCACCGTATTTGTGGGATTCGTCATTACC ACGTGGATCTTGATTCCGGTAGCGTACTTTGGTAATCTCTGGGGGTCCCCAACATACAACATTATGTCAAACGGCGTGTTCCAGAAGAATGGATCCGCCTATCCCTTTGAGTCTCTCA TTTACACGGACTCGAGTGGTGTCCAGCATGTGAACGAAACGGCATATCATGAGGTTGGCCTTGCCTACTCTGGTGCACAGTACACTTGGGAAATCTTCATG TGGTACGCGTCGTATATCTCATCTTTTGTTTGGTGCGGTCTGTTCTTAGGCCCAAAGGTTGCGAAGATCTGGAAGGCAAGAAAGGCCGAAGGCGAGTACCACCAAGATCGTTTAAG GGAATGGGGCATTCTGACTGCGGTACCCATCGGGATCTTGTTGGTCATCGTGGCTACAAAGTCTGTTTGGATGCCCACTTGGACCTACTTCGTTGCTCTCGGCTTCGGTGGTGCCGCCATGCTTCCAATGAGTTTGGTCTACGCCATGTCAGGCTACTCGATCAAAGTCGGTTTCTTCAACGAGCTCATCTATGGAT ACATGATTGATGCACCGGGATCATCTCGACATCCTCTCGGCCAGCTTGCGTACCGCATCATCTCCGGCAACGTTTGGTACGATGCTCGCACAGTTCTGGAGGACCAAAAA ATTGGGCACTaccttcatcttcctccccGTCAAGTCATCGGCATCCAGATCATTGCCAACATGATTGCGCTCCCCATCAACTATGGTGTTATGCGCTGGGTCATCGCTTCAAAGTTCGACTATGTAAGCGGGCGGGTACCAGATCCCCAGGGACAATGGACAGGTCAAGAGTTCAAGAGCTACAACACCGCCGGCATCCAGTACGCTCTTGTCGGCCCGAAGAAGCTATTCGCATCATCGTTCTTCAAGCCTGTACTTTATGGCTTCCCTGCCGGTGCGATAGCGCCCATTATCATTTGGCTGTTGCACAAGAAATTCCCCAAGGCCCGGTTTGACCTCTGGAACTCGACAATCTTCTTCGCCAGCGCCGCTACCTTCCACGGAAACCTTAGCACCGGGCCCTTTACCACGTTTCTCGTCGGGACGTTCTTCAACTTCTACCTTTACCGATACAGAAGGGCATTTTGGAACAAGTGGGCTTACATTAGCGGCGCGGCGTTGGATACCGGGTTCAACGCCAACTTGTTgttcatcttcatcttccttggcaCGACGGGTGCCGTCATGGTGAAGTGGTGGGGAAACAACGCGGACAACATCGAGAGATGCTTTGCTTTGAAGAAGTAG
- a CDS encoding Fungal specific transcription factor domain-containing protein, giving the protein MCQQVYFPTDECTLSAFIIVNSGLCNLLRDFDDDTIKDMGVGTPTVASSISICATNVMRAVLDLRLTLDATFENITALRRHGWTGQEAGYHRLPAASTSEEVRNKCLVFCPTLPDHDITTTRPLCPGDIDITWGHGFLSWLDSVRLQHEIYQHLYSGQAQTQSPETKTQHAQMFVERLLAMRQDFVAGKAGDGSESTRADVTAAEESFQLMFYSLLTLVYRVMPVTEQGHPLLFCDDCTSAARAALNIQRRAWEKIGAVNDENWKLFLHWSVPLLLESRLIPRTEVARTLICSPFVPFIVVFSNAIATGDEADLQLLDQVVSSLQCAAQQSPSIAKLHHVCNAYHRVGRLYFDGGHQKRKILESGETYNDSVQGSSNDLTGTPSTLDSNGVLPIIAWDGLFDEWNPRLGEENALEVNSFLGNYFSGNLEF; this is encoded by the exons ATGTGTCAACAGGTGTATTTCCCAACCGACGAGTGTACGTTGAGCGCCTTCATCATTGTCAACTCAGGCCTCTGCAACCTCTTGCGGGACTTCGACGATGACACCATCAAAGATATGGGCGTAGGGACCCCGACCGTCGCCAGCAGTATCTCCATTTGTGCAACCAACGTTATGAGGGCTGTGTTGGATCTGAGATTGACACTCGACGCAACCTTTGAGAATATTACGGCCTT GCGTCGACACGGATGGACTGGTCAA GAAGCAGGCTACCATCGACTGCCGGCCGCTTCGACAAGTGAGGAAGTCCGCAACAAGTGCTTGGTCTTCTG CCCGACCTTGCCGGACCACGACATCACCACGACTCGACCTCTTTGTCCAGGAGATATTGATATCACTTGGGGGCATGGATTCTTATCATGGCTGGATTCTGTCCGTCTTCAACACGAGATCTACCAACATTTGTATTCTGGCCAAGCCCAGACTCAATCTCCCGAAACCAAAACCCAGCATGCACAGATGTTCGTTGAAAGACTATTGGCTATGAGACAGGACTTTGTGGCG GGCAAGGCTGGGGATGGATCAGAGTCAACTAGGGCAGATGTTACGGCGGCTGAAGAGTCCTTCCAGCTTATGTTCTATTCTTTGCTGACGTTGGTATATCGCGTAATGCCCGTCACGGAACAAGGCCATCCACTTCTGTTTTGCGACGACTGCACGTCCGCGGCGAGGGCTGCCCTAAACATTCAGAGAAGGGCGTGGGAGAAAATAGGAGCTGTTAATGATGAAAACTGGAAGTTGTTCCTTCACTGGTCAGTGCCCCTTCTGCTCGAGAGTCGTTTAATTCCACGTACTGAGGTGGCCAGGACTCTCATCTGCTCCCCCTTTGTGCCATTTATCGTCGTTTTCAGCAACGCCATAGCGACCGGGGACGAAGCAGACCTGCAACTGCTGGATCAAGTAGTGTCATCCCTTCAGTGTGCGGCCCAACAGTCGCCGAGTATTGCAAAACTGCACCATGTTTGTAACGCCTACCATCGAGTCGGCAGGCTCTATTTCGACGGCGGACATCAGAAAAGGAAAATTCTAGAGTCCGGGGAAACCTACAACGACAGCGTTCAAGGCAGTAGCAATGATCTCACCGGTACACCATCTACCTTGGATAGCAACGGTGTACTTCCCATCATCGCTTGGGACGGCCTGTTTGATGAATGGAACCCTCGGCTTGGAGAGGAAAATGCGCTGGAGGTGAACTCCTTTCTGGGTAACTACTTTTCGGGAAACCTTGAATTTTAA